The following are encoded together in the Osmerus eperlanus chromosome 18, fOsmEpe2.1, whole genome shotgun sequence genome:
- the eri1 gene encoding 3'-5' exoribonuclease 1 isoform X3, translated as MEEHKENIHDKVCNVKLPSNPDEEEDNKQDKSCAKACLSSESIPKTASTSGEFSDPVYKEIALANGQINRMNQDELRSKLAALKLDTRGVKDVLRKRLKSHYKKLKLMQSVAEGGSTDTYYDYICVVDFEATCEESNPFEFTHEIIEFPIVLIDTHTLQITDSFQEYVKPEVNTQLSDFCVKLTGITQTMVDEADTFPSVLKRVVQWLQERELGTKYKYAMLTDGSWDMSKFLNIQCRLSGIRYPQFARKWINIRKSYGNFYKVPRTHTKLSIMLEKLGLKYEGRPHSGLDDSRNIARIALRMLQDGCQLRVNERIHGGQLLNVPSSAPVEGAPPPHNPRRRD; from the exons ATGGAAGAACACAAAGAGAATATCCATGATAAGGTTTGTAATGTAAAGTTGCCATCGAATCCTGACGAAGAGGAAGATAACAAG CAGGACAAATCTTGCGCTAAAGCATGCCTTTCAAGTGAATCTATCCCTAAAACAGCTTCCACCAGCGGCGAGTTCAGTGATCCAGTTTACAAAGAGATAGCTCTTGCAAATGGACAAATCAACCGCATGAACCAGGACGAGCTTCGATCCAAACTGGCAGCGTTGAAGCTTGACACAAG AGGTGTAAAAGATGTGCTGAGAAAGCGTTTGAAGAGCCACTATAAGAAGTTGAAGCTGATGCAGTCTGTTGCAGAGGGCGGATCCACGGACACGTACTATGACTACATCTGCGTGGTTGACTTTGAGGCAACATGTGAAGAGAGCAACCCCTTTGAATTCACTCATGAGATCATCGAGTTCCCAATTGTTTTGAtcgacactcacacacttcagATT ACGGACTCATTTCAGGAATATGTCAAGCCAGAAGTCAACACACAGCTTTCAGACTTCTGTGTGAAATTGACAGGTATAACACAG ACAATGGTGGATGAGGCCGACACGTTCCCCTCTGTCTTGAAGAGAGTGGTGCAATGGCTTCAGGAGAGAGAGCTTGGCACAAAGTACAAGTACGCCATGCTGACAGATGG GTCTTGGGACATGAGCAAATTCCTCAACATCCAGTGTCGTTTGAGTGGGATAAGATATCCACAGTTTGCAAGGAAGTGGATAAACATCAGAAAGTCATATGGAAACTTCTATAAG GTCCCTCGCACCCACACCAAGCTGAGCATCATGCTGGAGAAACTAGGCCTGAAGTACGAGGGACGCCCTCACTCTGGCCTGGACGATTCCCGCAACATCGCCCGGATAGCTTTGCGCATGCTGCAGGACGGCTGTCAGTTGCGCGTGAACGAGCGTATACACGGGGGCCAGCTGCTGAATGTACCTAGCTCCGCCCCCGTGGAAGGAGCTCCACCGCCACACAACCCCCGCAGACGCGATTAG
- the eri1 gene encoding 3'-5' exoribonuclease 1 isoform X1 — MEEHKENIHDKVCNVKLPSNPDEEEDNKVSLSTRLSTVTLTEKQDKSCAKACLSSESIPKTASTSGEFSDPVYKEIALANGQINRMNQDELRSKLAALKLDTRGVKDVLRKRLKSHYKKLKLMQSVAEGGSTDTYYDYICVVDFEATCEESNPFEFTHEIIEFPIVLIDTHTLQITDSFQEYVKPEVNTQLSDFCVKLTGITQTMVDEADTFPSVLKRVVQWLQERELGTKYKYAMLTDGSWDMSKFLNIQCRLSGIRYPQFARKWINIRKSYGNFYKVPRTHTKLSIMLEKLGLKYEGRPHSGLDDSRNIARIALRMLQDGCQLRVNERIHGGQLLNVPSSAPVEGAPPPHNPRRRD; from the exons ATGGAAGAACACAAAGAGAATATCCATGATAAGGTTTGTAATGTAAAGTTGCCATCGAATCCTGACGAAGAGGAAGATAACAAGGTTAGCCTTAGTACTAGGCTTTCTACTGTCACACTCACAGAAAAG CAGGACAAATCTTGCGCTAAAGCATGCCTTTCAAGTGAATCTATCCCTAAAACAGCTTCCACCAGCGGCGAGTTCAGTGATCCAGTTTACAAAGAGATAGCTCTTGCAAATGGACAAATCAACCGCATGAACCAGGACGAGCTTCGATCCAAACTGGCAGCGTTGAAGCTTGACACAAG AGGTGTAAAAGATGTGCTGAGAAAGCGTTTGAAGAGCCACTATAAGAAGTTGAAGCTGATGCAGTCTGTTGCAGAGGGCGGATCCACGGACACGTACTATGACTACATCTGCGTGGTTGACTTTGAGGCAACATGTGAAGAGAGCAACCCCTTTGAATTCACTCATGAGATCATCGAGTTCCCAATTGTTTTGAtcgacactcacacacttcagATT ACGGACTCATTTCAGGAATATGTCAAGCCAGAAGTCAACACACAGCTTTCAGACTTCTGTGTGAAATTGACAGGTATAACACAG ACAATGGTGGATGAGGCCGACACGTTCCCCTCTGTCTTGAAGAGAGTGGTGCAATGGCTTCAGGAGAGAGAGCTTGGCACAAAGTACAAGTACGCCATGCTGACAGATGG GTCTTGGGACATGAGCAAATTCCTCAACATCCAGTGTCGTTTGAGTGGGATAAGATATCCACAGTTTGCAAGGAAGTGGATAAACATCAGAAAGTCATATGGAAACTTCTATAAG GTCCCTCGCACCCACACCAAGCTGAGCATCATGCTGGAGAAACTAGGCCTGAAGTACGAGGGACGCCCTCACTCTGGCCTGGACGATTCCCGCAACATCGCCCGGATAGCTTTGCGCATGCTGCAGGACGGCTGTCAGTTGCGCGTGAACGAGCGTATACACGGGGGCCAGCTGCTGAATGTACCTAGCTCCGCCCCCGTGGAAGGAGCTCCACCGCCACACAACCCCCGCAGACGCGATTAG
- the eri1 gene encoding 3'-5' exoribonuclease 1 isoform X2, translating to MEEHKENIHDKVCNVKLPSNPDEEEDNKVSLSTRLSTVTLTEKDKSCAKACLSSESIPKTASTSGEFSDPVYKEIALANGQINRMNQDELRSKLAALKLDTRGVKDVLRKRLKSHYKKLKLMQSVAEGGSTDTYYDYICVVDFEATCEESNPFEFTHEIIEFPIVLIDTHTLQITDSFQEYVKPEVNTQLSDFCVKLTGITQTMVDEADTFPSVLKRVVQWLQERELGTKYKYAMLTDGSWDMSKFLNIQCRLSGIRYPQFARKWINIRKSYGNFYKVPRTHTKLSIMLEKLGLKYEGRPHSGLDDSRNIARIALRMLQDGCQLRVNERIHGGQLLNVPSSAPVEGAPPPHNPRRRD from the exons ATGGAAGAACACAAAGAGAATATCCATGATAAGGTTTGTAATGTAAAGTTGCCATCGAATCCTGACGAAGAGGAAGATAACAAGGTTAGCCTTAGTACTAGGCTTTCTACTGTCACACTCACAGAAAAG GACAAATCTTGCGCTAAAGCATGCCTTTCAAGTGAATCTATCCCTAAAACAGCTTCCACCAGCGGCGAGTTCAGTGATCCAGTTTACAAAGAGATAGCTCTTGCAAATGGACAAATCAACCGCATGAACCAGGACGAGCTTCGATCCAAACTGGCAGCGTTGAAGCTTGACACAAG AGGTGTAAAAGATGTGCTGAGAAAGCGTTTGAAGAGCCACTATAAGAAGTTGAAGCTGATGCAGTCTGTTGCAGAGGGCGGATCCACGGACACGTACTATGACTACATCTGCGTGGTTGACTTTGAGGCAACATGTGAAGAGAGCAACCCCTTTGAATTCACTCATGAGATCATCGAGTTCCCAATTGTTTTGAtcgacactcacacacttcagATT ACGGACTCATTTCAGGAATATGTCAAGCCAGAAGTCAACACACAGCTTTCAGACTTCTGTGTGAAATTGACAGGTATAACACAG ACAATGGTGGATGAGGCCGACACGTTCCCCTCTGTCTTGAAGAGAGTGGTGCAATGGCTTCAGGAGAGAGAGCTTGGCACAAAGTACAAGTACGCCATGCTGACAGATGG GTCTTGGGACATGAGCAAATTCCTCAACATCCAGTGTCGTTTGAGTGGGATAAGATATCCACAGTTTGCAAGGAAGTGGATAAACATCAGAAAGTCATATGGAAACTTCTATAAG GTCCCTCGCACCCACACCAAGCTGAGCATCATGCTGGAGAAACTAGGCCTGAAGTACGAGGGACGCCCTCACTCTGGCCTGGACGATTCCCGCAACATCGCCCGGATAGCTTTGCGCATGCTGCAGGACGGCTGTCAGTTGCGCGTGAACGAGCGTATACACGGGGGCCAGCTGCTGAATGTACCTAGCTCCGCCCCCGTGGAAGGAGCTCCACCGCCACACAACCCCCGCAGACGCGATTAG